One Comamonas endophytica DNA window includes the following coding sequences:
- a CDS encoding LysR family transcriptional regulator — translation MNLPPRHLRMFLALSESLNFSKTAEQLFMTQPSLSKAIRDLEETLGLPLFERTTRSVQLTPGGKRLAAMARTVIGEYDAGLQRMLSSAEEEARQLAIASLPSLATGMLPAVCAGLERRFAAPQITIHDCSNNACVQRLLHYQVDFALASVAPSHPELHYEEVLRDRFVLLSCGPWRRRLAPRMRLDDLAGLPLITMTDASTAMRYMSAAFLQRGMEFRPKMQLDQVGTIAGFVKSGLGVAVLPYLGMMPMQSLRGLQVSEIADGPVRSVGIVTRRLGTPTTIAQEAMAAVRAVGMDLMARHSDWILAPAAPAGESSLQT, via the coding sequence ATGAATCTCCCGCCGCGCCATCTGCGCATGTTTCTCGCGCTGTCCGAGTCGTTGAATTTCAGCAAGACCGCCGAGCAGCTGTTCATGACCCAGCCCTCGCTGAGCAAGGCCATACGCGATCTGGAGGAGACGCTGGGCCTGCCGCTGTTCGAGCGCACCACGCGCAGCGTGCAGCTCACGCCGGGCGGCAAGCGCCTGGCGGCCATGGCGCGCACCGTCATCGGCGAATACGACGCGGGCCTGCAGCGCATGCTGTCTTCCGCTGAGGAAGAAGCGCGCCAGCTGGCCATTGCCTCCCTGCCCTCGCTGGCCACCGGCATGCTGCCAGCGGTCTGCGCCGGGCTGGAGCGGCGCTTCGCGGCGCCGCAGATCACGATCCACGATTGCTCCAACAACGCCTGCGTGCAGCGGCTGCTCCACTACCAGGTGGACTTCGCACTGGCCTCGGTCGCTCCCTCGCACCCCGAGCTGCACTACGAGGAGGTGCTGCGCGACCGCTTCGTGCTGCTGTCGTGTGGCCCCTGGCGCCGGCGGCTCGCGCCGCGCATGCGGCTCGACGACCTGGCCGGCTTGCCGCTGATAACCATGACCGATGCCAGCACCGCCATGCGCTACATGAGCGCGGCCTTCCTGCAGCGCGGCATGGAGTTCCGCCCGAAGATGCAGCTCGACCAGGTCGGCACCATTGCCGGGTTCGTCAAGTCGGGCCTCGGCGTCGCGGTGCTGCCCTATCTGGGCATGATGCCGATGCAGAGCCTGCGCGGGCTGCAGGTCTCGGAGATCGCCGACGGCCCGGTGCGCTCGGTGGGCATCGTGACGCGCCGGCTGGGCACGCCCACAACCATTGCCCAGGAGGCCATGGCGGCGGTGCGCGCCGTGGGCATGGACCTGATGGCCAGGCATTCCGACTGGATTCTTGCGCCCGCTGCGCCTGCGGGTGAGTCCTCGCTACAGACCTAG
- a CDS encoding SDR family NAD(P)-dependent oxidoreductase: protein MLDLTGKVALVMGCGAVAQGWGNGRATAVLLARQGAKVYGTDLSLEQAEETQRLVAQEGGDCHVGACDVTRADEVARAVADCVQRFGRIDILVNNVGLSQPGGPVDMDEAVWDAQLQVNLKGTFLSCKHVIPHMRAQGGGAIVNVSSVAGLRYVGKPQVAYATAKAGLLHFTHTTAVIHAPEGIRLNCVVPGLMHTPLIEGLAQKYAKGDTQGFIDHRNNQVPMRHMGTGWDTAHAVLFLVADESRYVTGTEIVVDGGLVAATR from the coding sequence GTGCTGGATCTCACAGGCAAGGTGGCATTGGTGATGGGCTGCGGCGCGGTCGCGCAGGGCTGGGGCAATGGGCGGGCGACGGCCGTGCTGCTGGCACGGCAGGGGGCAAAGGTCTACGGCACGGACCTGTCGCTGGAGCAGGCCGAGGAAACGCAGCGCCTGGTGGCGCAGGAGGGCGGCGACTGCCATGTCGGTGCCTGCGACGTGACGCGCGCCGACGAGGTGGCGCGTGCCGTCGCAGACTGCGTGCAGCGCTTCGGGCGCATCGACATCCTGGTCAACAACGTCGGGCTGTCGCAGCCGGGCGGGCCGGTGGACATGGACGAAGCCGTCTGGGACGCGCAGCTGCAGGTCAATCTCAAGGGCACTTTCCTGTCATGCAAGCACGTCATTCCGCACATGCGCGCGCAGGGCGGCGGGGCCATCGTCAACGTGTCTTCGGTGGCCGGGCTGCGCTATGTGGGCAAGCCGCAGGTGGCCTATGCCACCGCCAAGGCCGGCCTGCTGCACTTCACGCACACCACCGCCGTGATCCACGCGCCCGAAGGCATCCGCCTGAACTGCGTGGTGCCGGGGCTGATGCACACGCCGCTGATCGAGGGCCTGGCGCAGAAATACGCCAAGGGCGACACGCAAGGCTTCATCGACCACCGCAACAACCAGGTGCCGATGAGGCACATGGGCACCGGCTGGGACACCGCGCACGCGGTGCTGTTTCTCGTGGCCGACGAAAGCCGCTACGTCACGGGCACCGAGATCGTGGTCGATGGCGGGCTGGTCGCCGCGACACGCTGA
- a CDS encoding Bug family tripartite tricarboxylate transporter substrate binding protein yields the protein MLDRRHWLAGACASLALGFSAGALAQGYPSQSIRLIVPFAPGGAVDQTARTISQALGERLGQAVVIDNKPGASGALGATDLHRAKPDGYTLMLALDSQAVNHLIVKNLPFDTFKGFDYLSLLVTTPQILVTRNEVPAKNLPELVAYLQGHPKSSYGSAGTASAGHVNSAQLSLARGLKTEHVPYKGAAPLLTDLLGGHIDYAFAGLSVMLPHIKAGKIRAIAVSSPQRSSQLPDVPAMNESIPGFEFPTWIGLVAPPGLPADVREKLLKTVHDVMHDPAIVKRFNDNAFDVVNSTPQAFAERVRKDSELMADLVKRKIVNAD from the coding sequence ATGCTTGATCGCCGTCACTGGCTTGCTGGCGCCTGCGCCTCGCTGGCCCTGGGATTTTCCGCCGGCGCCCTGGCGCAGGGCTATCCGAGCCAATCCATCCGCCTGATCGTGCCCTTTGCGCCGGGCGGCGCCGTGGACCAGACCGCGCGCACCATCAGCCAGGCGCTGGGCGAGCGGCTCGGGCAGGCCGTGGTCATCGACAACAAGCCCGGCGCCAGCGGCGCGCTCGGCGCCACCGACCTGCACCGCGCCAAACCCGACGGCTACACGCTGATGCTGGCGCTGGACTCGCAGGCGGTGAACCATCTGATTGTCAAGAACCTGCCCTTCGACACCTTCAAGGGCTTCGACTACCTGAGCCTGCTGGTGACGACGCCGCAGATCCTGGTGACGCGCAACGAGGTGCCGGCGAAGAACCTGCCCGAGCTCGTGGCCTATCTGCAGGGCCATCCCAAGAGCTCCTATGGCTCGGCGGGCACGGCCTCGGCCGGCCATGTGAACAGCGCGCAGCTGTCGCTGGCCCGGGGTCTGAAGACCGAGCATGTGCCCTACAAGGGCGCGGCCCCGCTGTTGACGGACCTGCTGGGCGGCCATATCGACTATGCGTTTGCGGGTCTCTCGGTCATGCTGCCGCATATCAAGGCCGGCAAGATCCGGGCGATTGCCGTGAGCTCGCCGCAGCGCTCGTCGCAGCTGCCCGACGTGCCGGCGATGAACGAGAGCATTCCCGGCTTCGAGTTCCCGACCTGGATCGGGCTGGTCGCGCCGCCGGGCCTGCCGGCCGACGTACGCGAGAAGCTGCTCAAGACCGTGCACGATGTCATGCACGACCCGGCCATCGTGAAGCGCTTCAACGACAACGCCTTCGATGTCGTCAACAGCACGCCGCAGGCCTTTGCCGAGCGCGTGCGCAAGGACTCGGAGCTGATGGCCGATCTGGTCAAGCGCAAGATTGTCAATGCCGACTGA
- a CDS encoding carboxymuconolactone decarboxylase family protein yields the protein MARIPYADCSSEAVRPLAERIVAERGSILHLYQMLLHSTPIAEGWLTYLTAIRQQSSLPGALRELIIMRVALVNKAPYEAQQHAPIALQEGVSQAQLDALQDWEPSDAFTAEQRAVLAYTDAMTRQVQVPDDIFAAVSARYEPAQLVEITATVAAYNMVSRFLEALQIHSHDVR from the coding sequence ATGGCCCGTATCCCCTACGCCGACTGCAGCAGCGAGGCCGTGCGCCCGCTGGCCGAGCGCATCGTTGCCGAGCGCGGCAGCATCCTGCACCTCTATCAGATGCTGCTGCACAGCACGCCCATCGCCGAGGGCTGGCTGACCTACCTGACCGCGATCCGCCAGCAAAGCAGCCTTCCCGGCGCGCTGCGCGAGCTGATCATCATGCGCGTGGCACTGGTGAACAAGGCGCCCTACGAGGCGCAGCAGCACGCGCCCATCGCGCTGCAGGAGGGCGTGTCGCAGGCCCAGCTCGATGCGCTGCAGGACTGGGAGCCAAGCGATGCATTCACCGCCGAGCAGCGTGCCGTGCTGGCCTATACCGACGCGATGACGCGCCAGGTGCAGGTGCCTGACGACATCTTTGCCGCGGTTTCGGCCCGGTACGAACCCGCGCAGCTGGTGGAGATCACGGCCACGGTGGCGGCCTACAACATGGTGTCGCGCTTTCTCGAGGCGCTGCAGATCCATTCGCACGACGTGCGCTGA
- a CDS encoding ABC transporter substrate-binding protein, whose product MSAVLASRFLMGVATLAVGSMPLLAQAQAPAPIKVGVALDISGPFAAPGAEIRDGLNLAVKLLGNKLGGVPAEFIQADMAGNPEQARQLVDRMIQREKIDLFTGPVASNVALAVGPTLFAAKVPYLSPNAGPSQLAGAQCNAYFFGTSYQNDSMHEAAGQYAATKGYSKVVIMAPNYPAGKDALNGFKRLYKKPLADEIYTKVGQLDFAAELAQLRAAKPEAVYIFQAGGMGINFIKQFMAAGLNKDITLISSPFTADEDIIPAVGSSMVGLFNASSYAHDLPNAANQKFVAEFRKAYNGRYPSLYAAFAYDVVMNMDAAVKQLGGKVSDRPALVKALKSASFDSVRGPVKYGNNQFLIQDYYLRKVVQGADGKVTNQLQPGKVLTAHQDAFAGQCGLK is encoded by the coding sequence ATGTCTGCTGTTCTTGCTTCGCGCTTTCTGATGGGTGTTGCCACGCTGGCCGTGGGTTCGATGCCGCTGCTGGCCCAGGCCCAGGCGCCCGCGCCGATCAAGGTGGGCGTGGCGCTGGATATCTCCGGTCCGTTTGCCGCGCCCGGCGCCGAGATCCGCGATGGCCTGAACCTGGCGGTGAAGCTGCTGGGCAACAAGCTGGGCGGCGTGCCGGCCGAATTCATCCAGGCCGACATGGCGGGCAACCCCGAGCAGGCGCGCCAGCTGGTGGACCGCATGATCCAGCGCGAGAAGATCGACCTGTTCACCGGCCCCGTGGCCTCGAACGTGGCGCTGGCCGTGGGCCCGACGCTGTTTGCCGCCAAGGTGCCGTACCTGTCGCCCAACGCCGGCCCGAGCCAGCTCGCGGGCGCGCAGTGCAATGCCTATTTCTTCGGCACCAGCTACCAGAACGACTCGATGCACGAGGCCGCGGGCCAGTACGCGGCCACCAAGGGCTACAGCAAGGTCGTGATCATGGCGCCCAACTACCCGGCGGGCAAGGACGCGCTCAACGGCTTCAAGCGCCTGTACAAGAAACCGCTGGCCGACGAGATCTACACCAAGGTGGGCCAGCTGGACTTCGCCGCCGAGCTCGCGCAGCTGCGCGCGGCCAAGCCCGAGGCGGTCTACATCTTCCAGGCCGGGGGCATGGGCATCAACTTCATCAAGCAGTTCATGGCCGCGGGCCTGAACAAGGACATCACGCTGATCTCCTCGCCCTTCACCGCCGACGAGGACATCATCCCGGCCGTGGGCAGCTCGATGGTGGGCCTGTTCAATGCTTCTTCCTATGCCCACGATCTGCCCAATGCCGCCAACCAGAAGTTCGTGGCGGAATTCCGCAAGGCCTACAACGGCCGCTATCCCTCGCTGTACGCGGCCTTCGCGTATGACGTGGTGATGAACATGGACGCGGCCGTCAAGCAATTGGGCGGCAAGGTCAGCGACCGGCCGGCGCTGGTGAAGGCGTTGAAGTCCGCGTCGTTCGACTCGGTGCGCGGGCCTGTCAAGTACGGCAACAACCAGTTCCTGATCCAGGACTACTACCTGCGCAAGGTGGTGCAGGGGGCGGATGGGAAGGTGACGAATCAACTGCAGCCGGGGAAGGTGTTGACGGCGCATCAGGATGCGTTTGCGGGGCAGTGCGGGCTGAAATAA
- a CDS encoding branched-chain amino acid ABC transporter permease, with translation MDPTFFLEQIFNGLGYGFMLFLLAAGLTLVFGIMDTLNLAHGSLFMVGGYVSAAVHVQSGSFMLAVGVAVLATVLLAALLEALLVRRLYSRDHLAQVLATFGIVLIADDLVKLVWGPSPIMAPTPAQLSGPIDLLGLPYPSYRLLILGAGFAVAVGLYLLVNHSRLGMLVRAGASNRAMAEFMGVRVSKVFAIVFALGAALAALAGALMGPISAVSIGMGEAILIPALVVIVIGGIGSVRGAFVASLLVGLVDTAGRAFLPPLLRELLPPALAADAGPAIAGIAMYMLMAGVLVFKPSGLFPARA, from the coding sequence ATGGATCCCACCTTCTTCCTCGAACAGATCTTCAACGGACTAGGCTACGGCTTCATGCTGTTCCTGCTGGCCGCTGGCCTCACGCTGGTGTTCGGCATCATGGACACGCTGAACCTGGCGCATGGCTCGCTGTTCATGGTGGGCGGCTATGTGTCGGCCGCGGTGCATGTGCAGTCGGGCTCGTTCATGTTGGCGGTGGGCGTGGCGGTGCTGGCGACGGTGCTGCTGGCAGCGCTGCTCGAGGCGCTGCTGGTGCGCCGGCTCTACAGCCGCGACCATCTGGCGCAGGTGCTGGCGACCTTTGGCATCGTGCTGATCGCCGACGACCTGGTGAAGCTCGTCTGGGGGCCTTCGCCGATCATGGCGCCCACGCCGGCGCAGCTGTCGGGGCCCATCGATCTGCTGGGGCTGCCCTATCCCTCGTACCGGCTGCTGATACTGGGCGCGGGTTTCGCGGTAGCGGTGGGCCTGTACCTGCTGGTCAACCACAGCCGCCTGGGCATGCTGGTGCGCGCGGGCGCGTCGAACCGGGCCATGGCCGAGTTCATGGGCGTGCGCGTATCGAAGGTGTTTGCCATCGTGTTCGCGCTGGGCGCGGCGCTGGCGGCGCTGGCCGGGGCGCTGATGGGGCCGATCAGCGCGGTGTCGATCGGCATGGGCGAGGCCATTTTGATTCCGGCGCTGGTGGTGATCGTGATCGGCGGCATCGGCTCGGTGCGCGGCGCCTTCGTCGCCAGCCTGCTGGTGGGCCTGGTCGATACCGCCGGCCGCGCCTTTTTGCCGCCGCTGCTGCGCGAACTGCTGCCACCGGCGCTGGCCGCCGATGCGGGGCCGGCCATCGCCGGCATCGCGATGTACATGCTGATGGCCGGCGTGCTGGTCTTCAAGCCGTCGGGGCTGTTCCCGGCGCGCGCCTAA